AAAgtccctatctccaaatacaatcaTATTCTGAGGTCTCAAGTATTAAGATTTaaaacatgaatttggggggataTGAGTGATCCACATAAGAGAGAGCTTGTATGAGCACCAGAGGTGCATTTCTCAAGATTAACATTAGGAATTTCTCTAGTATCTAAGTTTGCATGAAATAGAGAATGAAACATAAGATATGCTTATGTCCCATCTCcttttttctcaaatttcttcCACTATGCTGAGCTTTGGAATGCTGAGTTCAGAGAACACTACCCATTATAATTATACTTCATGGCATCTCAAGACATAATCAGAAGTCCAGCATTCCTCTATAAACAGTGTACATATACCTAGCCACTACCACATATTTGTCTCAATTGTTAAATGAGCAACTAACATCCTAGTTGAAAACATAGGACAAAttattttacaagaaaaaatTTGAATGATACATAAACATATGTCTGAGGATATGTTTTATTCAAAATGTTTAATGAGAGGAATTGGCCACAaggatagaaaagtaaaaatcactCAAATACCTAGACTGGCTTGGTTGAAGAAATAACTTTCTAATAAATGGAGCTGTTTCACTTAGAAGCTGTAGGCCTGAAGAATGTGAGTGCACCAACCCTGACAATGTTTAGACAGACTCTGTGTACCAACTGTTAGACCAGAGACATCCCTATATTGGATAGAATGACTGTCCTCACTTAGCTTCTGAGTAGTTAGTTCACAGACTTTCCCATGAATCAagataaaaattcctttcttcagtACATGAGCTTGGAAAATCTTTGTGTCATAGGCAAATTGATCAAGCCAGTGGGTCAAGACAGTGTCAAGTTATTGATAGGAAGGAGGGTTCCATGAGGGGACAACAGTGTCAACAGGCTCAATCAAAAAGCCACCTAGAGGACACAGATCCATGAATCCAAAACTAGTGGCTCTGAAAGTTTCAGGacataactttatttattttgttatatgagaaaagaaacagaggaaCTTCAGCAGCCTTTTACTTCTGATCATACTCCTGGCCCACTCCAGAATTAACGTGCCTTTTTCTTCAACTACATCACACTCTCTTTACACATCCTTTCTCAGAAACAGTCCTAAAACTCGCTCACGAATCTGTTTGGTCTTGACACCATAGATGATTGGATTAACCATGGGTGGGAAGAGCATATAGAAATTGGCAAGGAGAATGTGGATGTGTGGAGCAGCTCTGTGGGCCACACGATGCATGACTGAGGACACAATTGCAGGTGTGTAGAAAGCTAAGATGGCACCTATGTGAGACACACATGTTCCAAATGCCTTGTAGCGGGCTTCATGAGAAGAAAGCTGTAGAACTGACCGAAGGATAAAAATATAGGACAGGATAACAGAGGACAGATCAAAGGTTCCAATAACCATAGCCACAGCAATGCCGTAGATATTGTTGAAGCGCGTGTCCCCACACGCCAGTCTCACCACCGCCATGTGTTCACAGTAGCAGTGGGCTATCACTGGGCCTCGGCAGTAGTGGAAGCGTCTCAGCAGAAAGGGAAGTGGAATCATCAGTGTCACAGCCCTGGCCACAGCAGCCATGCCAATCTTGGTGATAAGGGCCCCAGTCAGGATTGTGCTATAGTACAGTGGCTtacagatggccacatagcggtcaaAGGCCATGGCCAGCAGCACTGCTGACTCCATGATGGAGAAGGAGTGAAGAAAGAACATCTGGGCCAGACAAGCATAGAAGTTAATTTTGTGATCTCTGAGCCAAAAAATAGCAAGCATTTTGGGCAGTGTTGTAGAAGAGAGGACTAGGTCAATGGCTGCCAACATGGCCAAAAATAGGTACATGGGCTCATGAAGAGCTACATCAGCCTGGATGATGTAGAGAAGGGTCCAGTTTCCCAGCAGGGCCAGAGTATAGGCTGAGCAGAAGGGGATAGAGATCCAGACGTGTAGGTGCTCCAGGCCTGGTATCCCCACCAACAAAAAGAATGCTGGATGGGTTGTGTTGATAGTGGAAGTTGGCATGGCTTCTAAAacttctttgttgattttcacAGGCTTTTTCACCTATTAGGGTGAGAACCAAGGTATCTAGAATTACAGaatttaagctctgacattctaCCTGAATTGTTAGGTCTTGTTGCTAAGtcacttaaataaaatttctagtcTTAAAATCACTATTAGTCTCCTCATAAACATGGAGAGGAATAATCCATGATTCCTGAACCCAAGGAATTTTATTGAatagataaattattaaatatcagTGGAACTGATATTACAAAATAGTTTCAGTAGAACTGATATCACAAAATAGGTTTCAGAAAGGAATGGAGAAGAGGTCTTTTGTTCATGCCTAGTTGATCtaagaagtaaaatatattcaaatcaaTTCATTTATCTTTATTAGTTTCATTTTACCTGCCAATCAAAACTCCAATCATATAAGTAAATTTTCTGACCTTGAAATCTGTGGCTTGGACACCTGTATCAGTCAAATAATTTCTACTGCCCAAATTAATCATACAATCTGTTTATTTGGCCTAGAACTACACTATCTGATGTGGTTGCCACTGCCTAAATGTGGCTATTTatattgatgaaaaataaaattcatagctCAATTATGAAAATCATTAATTCTCATAGCCACATGTGACTGGTTGCTACTCTGCTGGATAGTTCAGACACAGATCCTTACAGAAAGTTTTTTGAGGAATACTGTTCTATAACACACCTTTCAACCTCCACAAAACTTTTTAAGTAAAGTCTTTCCCTTAGCTTATTGAGAAAGAGGATCTTTGTCTATTAGTTTTCCCTCATACCAATTCATGTTAACATTTCTATTCATGTGACTCTCCCTCCATGcatcttccattttcttcattttcatcacAAAAACATCTCATCTTTAACAAGACTGACCCCTGGCTTCCatgccaaaacacacacacacacacacacacacacacactttattcTTAACAAGTTTtcacctttctctcccctcctgctcatttttctcttctcttccatcaAAGCTTTAAACATTGATGTTGCCCAGTTTGGACTTGGACACTCCTTTCAGTGAGGTTCTTATGAGAATCAAATAAGATTATGCAATAAATACCAGTCAATGAATAAGTACTTTAGAAAGTTATTGGTCTTTCTTTTCAATATGAGAAAATTAAACGTTTGAGAACTTAGATAATGTCTCTAAGATACAATAGTTAATAGTATTAGCCATCCAAGTTTGAGTTCTACAGTTTTTTATGTTTAGTGTTCTAAATATGTCTTATTATTCCATCTAAATGCCCAAGGGCAACACACATTTAGCATATCAAAATttaacataaattaatttttttccacacAGTATAGGAAATTTTCAGAATCTAAAACCTTGGCTTGAATCATGATTGCTCATAGTCTAGCT
This is a stretch of genomic DNA from Nycticebus coucang isolate mNycCou1 chromosome 14, mNycCou1.pri, whole genome shotgun sequence. It encodes these proteins:
- the LOC128564516 gene encoding olfactory receptor 52K2-like translates to MPTSTINTTHPAFFLLVGIPGLEHLHVWISIPFCSAYTLALLGNWTLLYIIQADVALHEPMYLFLAMLAAIDLVLSSTTLPKMLAIFWLRDHKINFYACLAQMFFLHSFSIMESAVLLAMAFDRYVAICKPLYYSTILTGALITKIGMAAVARAVTLMIPLPFLLRRFHYCRGPVIAHCYCEHMAVVRLACGDTRFNNIYGIAVAMVIGTFDLSSVILSYIFILRSVLQLSSHEARYKAFGTCVSHIGAILAFYTPAIVSSVMHRVAHRAAPHIHILLANFYMLFPPMVNPIIYGVKTKQIRERVLGLFLRKDV